The following are encoded in a window of Dictyostelium discoideum AX4 chromosome 6 chromosome, whole genome shotgun sequence genomic DNA:
- a CDS encoding hypothetical protein (Similar to sentrin/SUMO-specific protease), producing MTTQYNNKVGTLFNSLKRKLFEENEESHNNLQYTSSSTTTTTTTTQPAKLNTNIPLKKKRNKYYYNQYQQKQQNHQHQQHQNNNDKHSIFKQLIPDFNLHNIVSSVKSYLFNNSNNKTFGLFYNPFISNNNNSNSSENNNTKRTTPKRLPKSKILNRKRNSLTVPNHFHISLTMDENINNNNNKNNNSNLNNMVNSLNIDDNDSKDDDNNNINNITQYDSDDNNNNNNNNNNNNNNNNNNNNNNNNNNNNNNNNNNNNNNNNNNNNNNNNNNNNNNNNNSIYLRDKQHNQSFVDYIQNKKENDDFNESVNGLINEYSTLSVESQIKSPQLPKNTTTTTTTTTTTSTTTNRSSELISPTKSKFSDYQYFNNNRPSVIKKLSTSPKSSISTLQQQQQEESIPFSLEELKSPNRPIYIESDDDGDDDNSFNNNNNDDETTTIDRFYNEESNYLKKSLISSFRPKETLSFESLIDQIEQNDDSIFRNKMEKQIQKERDQEIGSLLQKLESLSSSSNKYNLFKTIEQRMEMEKMKKPTLRQLTQQENQIIDDIFKNGRPDDMISELPLAEVRRSDVRLLSPGKWLNDEVINFYMEVLKIRDAEKKKISGNNSFPKCHFFNTFFYPKLCNDNHTYNYEKVRRWTARINLFEMDKIIIPIHLGNHWCLAVINFKAKQFEYYDSLLGSNKECLKKLRKYISDEMENKKKEGAVNLDEFQDYMPKEIPIQQNGYDCGVFMCKYAEFCSKGANLTFTQEEITQYRRRMVLEISKKQIID from the coding sequence atgaCTActcaatataataataaagttggaacattatttaattctctAAAAAGAAAACTATTTGAAGAAAACGAAGAGAGCCACAACAACCTTCAAtatacatcatcatcaactaccaccacaacaacaacaacacaacctgcaaaattaaatacaaatatacccttaaaaaaaaaaagaaataaatattattataatcaatatcaacaaaaGCAACAgaaccaccaacaccaacaacaccaaaatAATAACGATAAacattcaatatttaaacaattgataccagattttaatttacataATATAGTATCATCTGTAAaatcttatttatttaataacagtaataataaaacctttggtttattttataatccattcatttcaaataataataatagtaatagtagtgaaaataataataccaaaagGACAACACCAAAACGATTACCAAAaagtaaaattttaaatagaaaaagaaattcattAACAGTACcaaatcattttcatataAGTTTAACAATGgatgaaaatattaacaacaacaacaataaaaacaacaatagtaatttaaacaatatggtgaattcattaaatataGATGATAATGACAGcaaagatgatgataataataatatcaataatataaCACAATACGATAgcgatgataataataataataataataataataataataataataataataataataataataataataataataataataataataataataataataataataataataataataataataataataataataataataataataataataataataataataataataataataatagcataTATTTAAGAGATAAACAACATAATCAATCATTTGTAGattatattcaaaataaaaaagaaaacgaTGATTTCAATGAATCTGTGAATGGTTTAATAAACGAATATAGTACTTTATCCGTTGAAAGTCAAATTAAATCACCACAATTACCAAAAaataccaccacaacaacaaccaccacaacaaccacatcCACTACCACTAATAGGTCATCAGAATTAATATCACCAACtaaatctaaattttcagattatcaatattttaataataatagaccatcagtaattaaaaaattgtcaacatcaccaaagtcatcaatatcaacacttcaacaacaacaacaggaaGAATCAATTCCATTTTCTTTAGAAGAACTTAAATCACCAAATAGACCAATTTATATAGAAtcagatgatgatggtgatgatgataatagttttaataataataataatgatgatgaaacaacaacaatagaTAGATTTTATAATGAagaatcaaattatttaaaaaaatcattgaTATCATCATTTAGACCAAAAGAAACACTATCATTTGAAAGtttaattgatcaaattgaacaaaatgatgatagtatatttagaaataaaatggaaaaacaaattcaaaaagaaagagatCAAGAGATTGGGTCATTGTTACAAAAATTGGAATCATTATCATCCTCTTCAAATAAGTATAATCTATTCAAAACAATTGAACAACGTATGGAAATGGAAAAGATGAAAAAACCAACACTACGTCAATTGACACAACAAGAGAATCAAATCATTGATGATATCTTCAAAAATGGTAGACCTGATGATATGATCTCTGAATTACCATTGGCAGAGGTGAGAAGATCAGATGTTCGTTTACTTTCACCCGGTAAATGGTTGAATGACGAAGTTATCAATTTCTATATGGAAGTTTTGAAAATTAGAGATgcagaaaagaaaaagatcagtggtaataatagtttcCCAAAATGTCATTTTttcaatacttttttttatccaaaaCTTTGTAATGATAATCATACTTACAACTATGAAAAAGTTAGAAGATGGACAGCtagaattaatttatttgaaatggaTAAAATTATCATTCCAATTCATTTGGGTAATCATTGGTGTTTGGctgtaattaattttaaagcaAAACAATTTGAATATTATGATAGTTTATTAGGTTCAAATAAAGAAtgtttaaagaaattaagaAAATACATCTCTGATGAAATGGAgaataaaaagaaagaaggTGCTGTAAATTTAGATGAATTTCAAGATTACATGCCAAAGGAAATACCAATACAACAAAATGGTTATGATTGTGGCGTTTTCATGTGTAAATATGCAGAGTTTTGTTCAAAAGGTGCTAATCTAACTTTTACTCAAGAAGAAATCACTCAATATAGAAGAAGAATGGTTttagaaatttcaaaaaaacaaattattgattaa
- a CDS encoding hypothetical protein (Similar to Homo sapiens (Human). DEAD/DEXH helicase DDX31) has protein sequence MSQRNSPFKRRQSISNKSATGDVETTTTTPTPTTTTTTTSSLSSSTSSTIQRQPMKIESKISFNFKKRKDPNDNETDNIKLDNEKTFSNKNENNSLPINQLIQLSIDHNNNNNNNNNNNNNNNNNNNNNNNNNNNNNNNNNNNNNNNNNNNNNNNNNNNNNDTQKGTNKNENNCTDSNKKDLSTSTTSSSETGSSTKIKNEAKTPQSCLKKSNNNNNDNNNNNNRKTPRSTKKVKYHENITNDPNFKEENIEKQIKNDTKEIKENIDNKENNLESQIVNINQSTTPIETTSVTSTTSTATTTTTTPIPNEIPPPQQTQPTREKITPSAESKERMILLRNILIEKLKDTPQHLKKHVREINKLFLLQVLKIPIPKEDEQKSIIKKEQQEQQKKLQQQQQQISLANAQSSFLNKPTNNTETPTTTTTTTTTTTTTPSQPIQMPIESIGNLKNLEVLMRIHTLKMLIEKWSEEEKKWKTLLKEYSSNGKESIILQTPSRTKIAATNSIQNSIKKQQKPTKSSSSTSIQQNNQEENDKNINNNNNNNNNNNNSNNVNNNNNNNNNNNNNNNNNNNNNNNQMVSPIISDDPKMIQITNSISKLSIQLDEVKPRLKQVEQNSIDIEKFYDETSVYYQKQSLKNLKDVDNPKKLIKNLLSNNTISLSNK, from the exons ATGTCCCAAAGAAACTCGCCTTTTAAAAGAAGGCAAAGTATTTCAAACAAATCAGCAACTGGAGATGtagaaacaacaacaacaacaccaacaccaacaaccaccactaccactacatCCTCATTGTCAtcatcaacttcatcaaCAATACAGAGACAACCTATGAAGATAGAATCAAAgatatcatttaattttaaaaagagaaaagatccgaatgataatgaaactgataatattaaattggataatgaaaaaactttctcaaataaaaatgaaaataactCATTAccaataaatcaattgatccaACTTTCAATAGAtcataataacaataataataataataataataataataataataataataataataataataataataataataataataataataataataataataataataataataataataataataataataataataataataataataataataataataataatgacacTCAAAAAGGcactaataaaaatgaaaacaatTGTAcagattcaaataaaaaagatttatccACTTCCACCACCTCTTCATCAGAAACAGGATCATCAACAAAGATTAAAAACGAAGCTAAAACACCTCAGtcatgtttaaaaaaatcaaataataataataatgataataataataataataatagaaaaacaCCTCGATCAACAAAAAAGGTGAAATATCATGAAAATATAACAAATGatccaaattttaaagaagaaaatatagaaaaacaaattaaaaatgatacaaaagaaattaaagagaaTATAGATAATAAAGAGAATAACCTCGAATCacaaattgtaaatattaatCAATCAACTACACCAATAGAAACAACATCAGTAACATCGACAACATCAACagcaactacaactacaaccacaCCAATACCAAATGAAATACCACCACCTCAACAAACTCAACCAACTAGAGAAAAAATAACGCCATCAGCAGAATCAAAGGAAAGAATGATATTATTaagaaatatattaatagagaaattaaaagatactCCACAACACTTAAAAAAGCATG ttcgtgaaataaataaattatttttacttcaagttttaaaaataccaaTACCCAAAGAAGATGaacaaaaatcaataataaaaaaggaacaacaagaacaacaaaaaaaattacaacaacaacaacaacaaatatcTCTAGCAAATGCTCaatcttcatttttaaataaaccaacTAATAATACAGAAACaccaaccaccaccaccaccaccaccacaacaacaactacaacaccaTCACAACCCATTCAAATgccaattgaatcaattggtaatttaaaaaatttggaagTACTAATGAGAATACATACACTAAAAAtgttaattgaaaaatggtCAGAGGAAGAAAAGAAATGGAAAACacttttaaaagaatattcATCAAATGGGAAAGAAAGTATAATACTTCAAACACCATCTAGAACCAAAATTGCTGCAACtaattcaattcaaaattcaattaaaaaacaacaaaaaccaactaaatcatcatcatcaacatcaatacaacaaaataatcaagaagaaaatgataaaaatataaataataataataataataataataataataataatagtaataatgttaataataataataataataataataataataataataataataataataataataataataataataatcaaatggTATCACCAATAATATCAGATGATCCAAAAATGATTCAAATCACAAATAGTATATCTAAACTCTCCATTCAA ttggACGAGGTAAAACCAAGATTAAAACAAGTTGAACAAAATTCAATAGATATTGAAAAGTTTTATGATGAAACATCAGTGTACTATCAAaaacaatcattaaaaaatttaaaagatgttGATAAtcctaaaaaattaattaaaaatttactttcaaataatacaatatcattatcaaataaataa